A genome region from Euphorbia lathyris chromosome 4, ddEupLath1.1, whole genome shotgun sequence includes the following:
- the LOC136226978 gene encoding uncharacterized protein isoform X1: MDCLEVRIAEAIKHLPPHITIVDWTWLVNNKFFTEAFLKRRKLSIDNRAKAVMHHRSGSKPHRTIMYDMGGKDGNPPDFLSLFFETRQKDGKLQDEEATKKYDEIVETIQSKPSLSTIEVIDKCFGPQTHSHVFGYGGGIKRKDILGSKSTKEKELEDKMQEKDWKKNINSRLDQLDNGGAQLSSVALPTSNTNHHEAN, translated from the exons ATGGACTGCCTGGAGGTCAGAATTGCGGAAGCCATAAAACATTTACCACCACATATCACTATTGTAGATTGGACATGGCTTGTGAACAACAAGTTTTTTACTGAAGCATTTCTG AAAAGGAGAAAACTAAGTATCGATAATAGAGCTAAGGCAGTCATGCATCATCGTAGCGGAAGTAAGCCACATCGTACAATTATGTATGACATG GGAGGCAAAGATGGAAACCCTCCTGATTTTCTAAGTCTTTTTTTCGAGACTCGGCAGAAAGATGGAAAATTGCAAGATGAAGAAGCAACAAAGAAATAT GATGAAATTGTAGAGACCATTCAATCTAAGCCTTCACTTTCCACTATAGAGGTTATTGACAAATGCTTTGGACCCCAGACCCACAGCCATGTCTTTGGTTATGGAGGTGGAATTAAGCGAAAGGATATATTAGGATCCAAATCTACTAAAGAAAAAGAGCTTGAAGATAAAATGCAAGAGAAAGATtggaaaaaaaacataaactcAAGGTTAGACCAATTGGATAATGGTGGTGCCCAACTATCATCAGTTGCATTGCCAACCTCAAATACCAACCATCATGAG GCTAATTGA
- the LOC136226978 gene encoding uncharacterized protein isoform X2, which produces MDCLEVRIAEAIKHLPPHITIVDWTWLVNNKFFTEAFLKRRKLSIDNRAKAVMHHRSGSKPHRTIMYDMKDGKLQDEEATKKYDEIVETIQSKPSLSTIEVIDKCFGPQTHSHVFGYGGGIKRKDILGSKSTKEKELEDKMQEKDWKKNINSRLDQLDNGGAQLSSVALPTSNTNHHEAN; this is translated from the exons ATGGACTGCCTGGAGGTCAGAATTGCGGAAGCCATAAAACATTTACCACCACATATCACTATTGTAGATTGGACATGGCTTGTGAACAACAAGTTTTTTACTGAAGCATTTCTG AAAAGGAGAAAACTAAGTATCGATAATAGAGCTAAGGCAGTCATGCATCATCGTAGCGGAAGTAAGCCACATCGTACAATTATGTATGACATG AAAGATGGAAAATTGCAAGATGAAGAAGCAACAAAGAAATAT GATGAAATTGTAGAGACCATTCAATCTAAGCCTTCACTTTCCACTATAGAGGTTATTGACAAATGCTTTGGACCCCAGACCCACAGCCATGTCTTTGGTTATGGAGGTGGAATTAAGCGAAAGGATATATTAGGATCCAAATCTACTAAAGAAAAAGAGCTTGAAGATAAAATGCAAGAGAAAGATtggaaaaaaaacataaactcAAGGTTAGACCAATTGGATAATGGTGGTGCCCAACTATCATCAGTTGCATTGCCAACCTCAAATACCAACCATCATGAG GCTAATTGA